A genome region from Portunus trituberculatus isolate SZX2019 chromosome 40, ASM1759143v1, whole genome shotgun sequence includes the following:
- the LOC123516167 gene encoding uncharacterized protein LOC123516167 — protein sequence MDDEGFPLLSPGAMLQPSEDRADSIDQESGEATGRRVVVLRKTQPNTRPSWAEYSFARSRLLHGSLHRRREAQRIPSIPRSITLHHELPRVPPLWTQELPCPDCLCVPPRINPEGADLRKAVSKVPFRVPQAHPKAKPKEKEVTISIWREFCRGPLVYEDANSSWNDVKDTCLLWPHLQALFGSNDLMVPLFCVCLVRLVLLMLKVFVPWIGLQLSYFHLLYVHIKIHMTGEKRGVQPVFVGPASQGPIIYSIRHLWCPYCRYNKQCKIYSSYFDKLLRERQSMATT from the coding sequence ATGGACGACGAAGGCTTCCCTCTGCTGTCGCCAGGAGCGATGCTGCAACCCTCCGAGGATCGGGCAGATTCCATCGATCAAGAGTCCGGAGAGGCAACAGGCCGCAGGGTTGTAGTCCTGAGAAAGACTCAGCCCAACACTAGACCATCGTGGGCCGAGTACTCGTTTGCTCGTTCTCGTCTCTTGCACGGTTCCCTCCACCGTAGACGCGAGGCACAGCGCATACCCAGCATTCCTCGCAGCATCACACTTCACCATGAACTTCCCCGAGTGCCGCCTCTTTGGACCCAAGAGCTGCCCTGTCCTGATTGTCTGTGCGTGCCGCCGCGCATCAACCCAGAAGGAGCAGATCTCAGGAAGGCTGTGTCGAAGGTGCCCTTCAGAGTGCCACAGGCTCATCCCAAGGCAAAAcccaaggagaaggaagtgacaATCAGTATATGGAGAGAGTTTTGCCGAGGACCGCTGGTGTACGAGGATGCCAACTCTTCTTGGAATGACGTTAAGGACACGTGCCTGTTGTGGCCGCATCTGCAGGCATTGTTTGGGAGCAATGATTTGATGGTGCCGTTGTTCTGTGTTTGTCTGGTGCGGCTCGTGCTGCTCATGCTGAAGGTGTTCGTGCCTTGGATCGGCCTCCAGCTGTCCTACTTCCACCTGCTGTACGTCCACATCAAGATCCACATGACTGGGGAGAAGAGAGGCGTACAGCCGGTGTTCGTGGGCCCGGCCAGCCAGGGGCCGATCATCTACAGCATCAGGCACCTGTGGTGTCCCTACTGCAGGTACAACAAACAGTGCAAGATTTATTCAAGCTATTTTGACAAATTATTGCGGGAGAGACAGAGCATGGCCACGACATAG